A region from the Silene latifolia isolate original U9 population chromosome 7, ASM4854445v1, whole genome shotgun sequence genome encodes:
- the LOC141591889 gene encoding pentatricopeptide repeat-containing protein At5g48730, chloroplastic-like codes for MASLQGPTFPFPPIPNRHSTPTRTSLTTPRSKPTTRPDPFPDPSNPNPDPFPSPSPSPSSSITLSNTQKRWGLSLEKNNSQEAKERKQVINTKIASKKAISVILRREATKAVIEKKKGISSKRLLPRTVLEALHERITALRWESALKVFELLREQLWYRPDSGIYVKLIVMLGKCKQPQKAQELFQAMVDEGCFINHEVYTALLSAYSRSGQFNEAFTLLEYMKNNPNCRPDVYTYSILIKSCFQVSAFDKVSMLLSDMVSQGIKPSTVTYNTLIDAYGKSGKFAEMESVLAEMLCKRHCEPDSWTMNSTLRAFGATGQIEMMEKCYEKFLAAGIEPNIRTFNILLDSYGKIGDYEKMSSVMQYMQKYHFSWTLVTYNVVIDAFGRAGDLKQMEFLFRLMKSEKIKPNCVTFCSLVRAYGRAGKPEKIDSVLRIIENTDVTLDTVFFNCLVDAYGRMERFAEMKEAVEMMKSKGCNPDRVTYKSMIKAYSIAGMSTQAKELQNFVRFSEDSKDRGRYQ; via the exons ATGGCCTCACTTCAAGGACCCACATTCCCCTTCCCACCAATTCCTAACCGCCACTCCACACCCACACGCACCTCACTAACCACACCCCGCTCCAAACCCACCACCAGACCCGACCCATTTCCAGACCCATCAAACCCAAACCCTGACCCATttccatctccatctccatctccatcatCTTCCATTACACTCTCCAACACCCAGAAAAGATGGGGACTTTCATTGGAGAAGAACAATTCACAagaagcaaaagaaagaaaacaagtaattaacacaaaaattgcatcaaaaaaggCAATTTCAGTAATACTTAGAAGGGAAGCTACTAAAGCAGTAATTGAGAAAAAGAAAGGGATTAGTTCTAAGAGATTGTTGCCTAGAACTGTTCTTGAAGCTCTTCATGAGAGAATTACTGCTCTTCGTTGGGAATCTGCTCTCAAG GTTTTTGAGCTCCTGCGGGAGCAATTGTGGTATAGGCCCGACTCTGGCATATATGTTAAACTAATTGTCATGCTTGGAAAGTGTAAGCAACCTCAAAAGGCACAAGAACTATTTCAGGCCATGGTTGATGAGGGATGCTTCATAAATCATGAAGTATACACTGCTCTCTTGTCAGCATACAGTAGGAGCGGTCAGTTTAATGAAGCATTCACATTGCTCGAGTATATGAAGAACAATCCTAACTGCAGACCTGATGTATATACGTACTCGATCCTTATAAAATCGTGTTTTCAAGTCTCTGCCTTTGATAAAGTCTCTATGCTGCTTTCTGATATGGTATCACAGGGAATCAAGCCCAGCACAGTCACTTACAACACTCTGATTGATGCTTACGGAAAATCAGGAAA GTTTGCAGAGATGGAGTCAGTACTAGCAGAAATGCTTTGCAAACGGCATTGTGAACCCGATTCATGGACGATGAATTCCACACTCAGAGCATTTGGTGCCACAGGTCAAATCGAGATGATGGAGAAATGCTATGAGAAGTTTCTGGCCGCAGGAATTGAACCCAACATTAGGACTTTTAACATACTCTTGGACTCATATGGTAAAATTGGAGATTATGAAAAGATGAGTTCTGTGATGCAATACATGCAAAAATATCACTTCTCCTGGACACTTGTAACCTACAATGTGGTAATAGATGCATTTGGCAGGGCTGGGGATTTAAAGCAGATGGAATTCTTGTTTAGATTAATGAAATCTGAAAAGATAAAGCCCAACTGTGTCACATTCTGCTCACTTGTGAGGGCTTATGGCCGGGCCGGGAAACCAGAGAAGATAGACAGCGTTTTACGGATTATTGAAAACACTGATGTGACTTTGGATACCGTGTTCTTCAATTGTTTGGTCGATGCATATGGGAGGATGGAACGGTTTGCCGAAATGAAAGAAGCTGTTGAGATGATGAAGAGCAAGGGATGTAACCCTGATAGGGTTACTTATAAAAGCATGATTAAAGCGTACTCTATTGCTGGCATGTCAACCCAGGCGAAAGAGTTGCAGAATTTCGTCAGATTTTCAGAGGATTCTAAAGATCGGGGTAGATATCAGTGA